The following is a genomic window from Geminicoccus roseus DSM 18922.
TCTTCCACATGAAGAGCTTCTAACGGAAGCTCCGAACCTGGGAGTTCTTGATGCACACCGCATCCATGGACATGAACACGGCGCGCCACGGCCATCGATCCGCTGCCGGCGACCGCCAGCGCTCGATCGGCGACGCCCGCAAGCGCCTGGACCGCCTGGCGACGGTGCTGGACAGCGCGTTCCGCGTGCCGGGCACGCAGATCCGGTTCGGCGCGGATTCGGCCCTGAACCTGATCCCCGGCGCCGGCACGATCGTCGCCCAGGGCATGTCCGCCTACCTGATCTGGGAAGCCCGCCGGCTCGGTGTGCCGAACAGGCTGATGGCGCGGATGATCGGCAACCTCGTGGTCGACAGCGCCATCAGCGCGGTGCCGGTGATCGGCTGGGTGGGCGACGTGTTCTTCAAGGCCAACCTGAAGAACGTGGCGCTGCTGCGCGAGCATCTCGACCGGGAGGACCAGGTCCTCGATTTGCGCGCCGACCGTGCCTCGGCTGGCTGAGCCTCCAAGACGACAAGTCCGTCGCCCAGGACACTGTCGCCCCGATCCCGTCGCCATGGCCGGCAGGACCCGGCCGGGGCGTCCAGCCTTTGTCGACGAACCCGGCGAGGCGTCCATCGGACCGCCGACGGTGCCGGGGAATGTCCCGCCCGGCGGGCAGGCAGGGCGCTCGACCGCGCTTCAGCCTTTGGCGCCCGGGTACAGGTCCGAACCGGCGGACTCCGATCCACCATCGACGTTTCATGGCGGCCGGGTACCGGGCCTGGCGCCGGTTTCCGTGCACGATGAAGGGCGGTCTCCAGGAAGGCCGGCATCCGGAGCGGGGTTTCCGGTACACGATCGAGGATGAGCTCGCGACGTCGCCCCGGGTGTTCAAGGGCAGCGAGCTGATCGGCAACTACGCCTTCCTCACCGGCGACGAGCGCTACGGCTATGTCAACGACCTGATCTTCAGCGACGACGGGACGACCGGCTATCGCGCCTGTCCCCATCATGGCTGGCCGCCCAACCAGATCGGCTACCACCTGCCTTGCTCGCGCGACGAGATCACCGTCATCGATACGTTCGACTACGACCAGATGAGGGGGGCGGGCTCACCCTAGGGCTCCGGCAATGCCGCCAGCGCAAACGACAGCACGACCACGGGCGACATGGAGGACCTGTCGTCTTCATGAGCGTGGTGGACCGCCCCACCCGTACCGGCAGGCCCACGGGTGGGTCGCCGTCCATCCGCCGGAAGCAGGGGGCCTGCTACCCCTCGAAGCGGCTGGCGGACTCCCGGTCATGCTCGTAGTGCCTGGCGAGCGGAAACGGCGGCAGCCAGGATTCGCGCCGGACGATCCAGCTCTCATAGGTCGGCATCAACTGGTCCGGTGCGTCCAGGGCCCCCAGGGCCACCTCGGTCTCGTCACCGGTGCGCGCGAACACGGACGAGCCGCAGCGGGGACAGAAATGCCGGCCGGCATAGTCCCGGGTCTCGCCTTCAATGGCTACCGCCTCCTGCGGAAAGATCGCGGTGGCCTGGAACAGGGCGCCATGATGCTTGCGGCAGTCCAGGCAGTGACACAGGCCGACCCGCCATGGGCGGCCCGTGGCCACGATACGGACATCGCCGCACAGGCAACCGCCGGTGAACCGCTCCATGCAGCATCTCCTCGTCGGATCAAGCGGGCGCTCCCGAGGCAGGCCTTGCGGCCTGAGCGAGCCCTCCGGGCCGGCTGCATCTTGATCGGATCCCTGCCTGTCGCCTAGCATCCCGTTCATGGGGAATGCGATCTCCCCACGAGGCGACAGCCGAAGAATCGCGTCCCGCACCGACCACGGAAGGACGCGCCATGTCGTCGACCACCACCATCGCCATCGCCAAGCTGCAGCGCCTGATCGGCACCCCGAAATGCCCGGTGCTGGTCGATGTGCGCACCGAGGAGGATTTCGCGGCCGACCCGAGGCTGATCCCGGGTTCGGCCCGGCGGCCGCATGCCGGCGTGGAGGCGTGGAGCGGCGCCCTGAGCGGGCGTCAGGCGGTGGTCATCTGCCAGCAGGGTCGCAAGCTGAGCCAGGGGGTCGCCGCCTGGCTGCGCCACCTGGGGATCCCCGCCGATGTGCTGGAAGGCGGCTTCGCCGCCTGGGCGCAGGCGGGGCTGCCCGCGGTGCCGGCCGCCCGGCTGCCCGCGCCGGACGCCCGGGGGCGCAGCGTCTGGGTCACCCGCGCGCGCCCGAAGATCGACCGGATCGCCTGTCCCTGGCTGATCCGCCGCTTCATCGATCCTGGTGCCGTGTTCCTGTTCGTCGCGCCTGCCGAGGTGGAGGCCGTGGCCGAGCGGTTCGGGGCTGCGCCGTTCGACACGGAAGGGGTGTTCTGGAGCCATCGCGGCGAGCTTTGCACCTTCGACGTCATGCTGGACGAGTTCGCGCTCGGCACCGAGCCCCTGCGCCGGCTGGCGCGGATCGTGCGGGGCGCCGACACCGCCCGGCTGGACCTGGCCCCGGAAGCGGCCGGCCTGCTGGCGGCCTCGCTCGGCCTGTCGCGGATGCATGCCGACGACCTGGAGCAGCTCGACGCCGGGCTCGGCCTGTACGACGCCTTCTACCGCTGGTGCCGGGACGCTACCGACGAGACCCACAACTGGCCGGGTCGGAAGGGAGCGGCCCCATGAGCGCCGCCCTGGAGGGCGCAGCCGCCGCCGAACGGGCCGCCCAGGCGGACCTCGCCATTCCGGAGGAGGCGCCGCCGTCGCTGGCGGACGCGTTCCGGGTCTGGCTCCGGATCGGGCTGCTTTCCTTTGGCGGGCCGGCCGGGCAGATCGCGCTCCTGCACCGCGAGGTGGTGGACCAGCGGCGCTGGATCGGGGAGCGGCGCTTCCTGCAGGTCCTGAACTTCTGCACGCTCCTGCCGGGCCCGGAGGCGCAGCAGCTCGCCACCTATCTGGGATGGCTGATGCATGGCGTGCGCGGCGGGCTGCTGGCCGGCATTCTGTTCGTGCTGCCGGGGGCCATCGTCATGCTGGCGCTATCGGCGGCCTATGTGCTGCTGGGCGACGTGCCGCTGGTGTCCGCGCTGTTCTTCGGCCTGAAATGCGCGGTCCTGGTGATCGTGGTCGAAGCCCTGCTGCGGGTGGGGCGCCGGGCGCTCCATGGGCGCGCGGCATGGGCGCTGGCAATCGCTGCCTTTGTCGCCCTGTTCGTCCTGAACCTGCCCTTTCCCCTGGTGGTGCTGACCGCGGGCCTCATCGGATTTCTGGCGCCCGGCGCCTTCGATGGGAACGGCCATGGCGAGGCCAGCGGCGACCAGCCGGCCTTGATCGACCGGATGCTGGTCGCCGATCCGGGCCGCCCGGCGCGGCTGGCCGCGCGTGCGCGGCTTGCCGGCGGCGTCGGGCTGGGGCTGTGGCTCCTGCCGGTGGGCCTGCTGCTAGGCACAGGCGCCGGCACCTATGCCGACATCGCCTGGTTCTTTTCCAAGATGGCGGTGGTCACGGTAGGCGGGGCCTATGCCGTCCTGGCCTATGTCTCCCAGGACGCGGTGGCGGCCTATGGCTGGCTGTCGGCCGAGGAAATGCTGGCCGGCCTGGGCCTGGCCGAGACCACACCGGGGCCGCTGATCCTGGTGCTGCAGTTCGTGGGCTTTCTGGCCGGGTTCCGTGCGGCCGCGCCGCCCACCGGGCTTTTAGGCGGCGTCGCCGCCTCGGGCCTGGTGCTGTGGGTCACCTTCGCGC
Proteins encoded in this region:
- a CDS encoding DUF4112 domain-containing protein; the encoded protein is MHTASMDMNTARHGHRSAAGDRQRSIGDARKRLDRLATVLDSAFRVPGTQIRFGADSALNLIPGAGTIVAQGMSAYLIWEARRLGVPNRLMARMIGNLVVDSAISAVPVIGWVGDVFFKANLKNVALLREHLDREDQVLDLRADRASAG
- a CDS encoding GFA family protein; its protein translation is MERFTGGCLCGDVRIVATGRPWRVGLCHCLDCRKHHGALFQATAIFPQEAVAIEGETRDYAGRHFCPRCGSSVFARTGDETEVALGALDAPDQLMPTYESWIVRRESWLPPFPLARHYEHDRESASRFEG
- a CDS encoding chromate resistance protein ChrB domain-containing protein, giving the protein MSSTTTIAIAKLQRLIGTPKCPVLVDVRTEEDFAADPRLIPGSARRPHAGVEAWSGALSGRQAVVICQQGRKLSQGVAAWLRHLGIPADVLEGGFAAWAQAGLPAVPAARLPAPDARGRSVWVTRARPKIDRIACPWLIRRFIDPGAVFLFVAPAEVEAVAERFGAAPFDTEGVFWSHRGELCTFDVMLDEFALGTEPLRRLARIVRGADTARLDLAPEAAGLLAASLGLSRMHADDLEQLDAGLGLYDAFYRWCRDATDETHNWPGRKGAAP
- the chrA gene encoding chromate efflux transporter: MSAALEGAAAAERAAQADLAIPEEAPPSLADAFRVWLRIGLLSFGGPAGQIALLHREVVDQRRWIGERRFLQVLNFCTLLPGPEAQQLATYLGWLMHGVRGGLLAGILFVLPGAIVMLALSAAYVLLGDVPLVSALFFGLKCAVLVIVVEALLRVGRRALHGRAAWALAIAAFVALFVLNLPFPLVVLTAGLIGFLAPGAFDGNGHGEASGDQPALIDRMLVADPGRPARLAARARLAGGVGLGLWLLPVGLLLGTGAGTYADIAWFFSKMAVVTVGGAYAVLAYVSQDAVAAYGWLSAEEMLAGLGLAETTPGPLILVLQFVGFLAGFRAAAPPTGLLGGVAASGLVLWVTFAPCFVFVFLGAPAIERLQNNRALAGALAAITAAVVGVIANLAAWFGLRVLFGELQPVGFAGLSVELPVPASLDLAACSLAALAALALFRLRLGVVRTLALAALASLLLGLVLGELSLPAP